A genomic window from Flintibacter sp. KGMB00164 includes:
- a CDS encoding carbon-nitrogen hydrolase family protein, translating to MNKFLAGVIQLDSQDDVQANLAAAEELIRGAAAQGAKLICMPESVNYVGPGIRDIAEAVPGGPTFQRFSALAKELNVWLHCGSIYAQSGEERPYNCTMVINPQGELAAHYEKLHPFDVSIGNGGPTVRESDRICPGQNIVTVDTKEVGHLGLSICYDMRFGELFRIMALEGANILLCPANFTLNTGKDHWLPLLKARAIENGCYVIAPGQIGRKPRFQAYGHSMVIDPWGNVIACASDKPCFITAEIDLDYVQTVRQQIFTLENRRSDRYILQRL from the coding sequence ATGAACAAATTTCTTGCCGGCGTGATCCAGCTGGATTCCCAGGACGATGTGCAGGCCAATCTGGCCGCTGCGGAAGAACTGATCCGCGGGGCTGCCGCCCAAGGCGCTAAGCTCATCTGCATGCCTGAGAGCGTCAATTATGTGGGACCCGGAATCCGGGACATTGCAGAAGCGGTCCCCGGTGGACCTACCTTCCAGCGCTTCTCCGCGTTGGCAAAAGAACTGAATGTGTGGCTACACTGCGGCAGTATCTACGCCCAGAGCGGTGAGGAACGCCCCTACAACTGCACCATGGTCATCAATCCTCAGGGAGAGCTGGCTGCCCACTACGAAAAGCTCCATCCCTTTGACGTGTCCATCGGCAACGGCGGTCCCACAGTCCGGGAATCCGACCGGATCTGCCCCGGCCAGAACATCGTTACAGTGGACACCAAAGAAGTTGGTCATCTGGGTCTGTCCATCTGCTATGACATGCGCTTTGGTGAACTGTTTCGCATCATGGCTCTGGAGGGAGCCAATATTCTCCTGTGCCCGGCCAACTTTACCCTGAACACCGGCAAAGATCACTGGCTGCCTCTGCTCAAGGCCCGTGCCATTGAAAATGGCTGCTATGTGATCGCACCGGGCCAGATCGGCAGAAAACCCCGTTTCCAGGCCTATGGCCATTCCATGGTCATTGACCCCTGGGGCAATGTGATTGCCTGTGCCTCTGATAAACCCTGCTTTATTACGGCAGAGATCGATTTGGATTATGTCCAGACGGTGCGTCAGCAGATCTTCACGCTGGAAAACCGCCGCAGTGACCGGTATATCCTTCAGCGCCTCTGA
- a CDS encoding M20 family metallopeptidase — protein sequence MKEKLYELIQKQQETLFAMADQIHDDPEYDGEEYHASAMLEDYLEQHGFQVERGLENWPTAFRATWGQGDGGPRIGLLCEYDALRGLGHGCGHHMQGPCICATAIALKEAGFENPFQLVVYGTPAEETRSAKVSMWESGYFRDMDVALMMHGGPDTCVDEKSLALTNYLVVFKGQGAHAALAPEKGRSALDALLLAFNGMEFLREHVREDTRMHYTIKETPGPTNVVPARAVGEFSLRSYSREVLNDVCRRFEQIIQGAALMADVEYEITKEKSLDNKVPCYPLNEIIMDNAAACGAPGLAPVRKKTGSTDFGNVTNHMPGCCIRVKFVPTGTSSHTQAFVDAGKSQEAHDAILYGAKTLAGTACDLICQPERVKELWDAFEQAKANA from the coding sequence ATGAAAGAGAAGCTGTATGAATTGATCCAGAAGCAGCAGGAGACCCTGTTTGCCATGGCCGACCAGATCCACGACGACCCGGAGTATGACGGGGAGGAGTATCACGCCTCTGCGATGCTGGAGGACTATCTGGAGCAGCACGGATTTCAGGTAGAGCGGGGCCTGGAGAACTGGCCCACTGCCTTCCGGGCCACCTGGGGCCAGGGGGATGGCGGTCCCCGCATTGGCCTTCTGTGCGAATACGATGCCCTGCGGGGCCTGGGCCACGGCTGCGGCCATCACATGCAGGGCCCCTGCATCTGCGCCACAGCTATTGCGCTGAAAGAGGCGGGCTTTGAGAATCCCTTCCAGCTGGTGGTGTACGGCACTCCGGCGGAGGAGACCCGCAGCGCCAAAGTTTCCATGTGGGAGTCGGGGTACTTCCGGGACATGGATGTGGCTCTGATGATGCACGGCGGACCGGATACCTGCGTGGATGAGAAGAGCCTGGCTCTGACCAACTACCTGGTTGTCTTTAAAGGCCAGGGCGCTCACGCCGCTCTGGCTCCCGAGAAGGGGCGCAGCGCTCTGGATGCTCTGCTGCTGGCCTTCAACGGAATGGAATTTTTGCGGGAGCATGTGCGGGAGGATACCCGGATGCACTACACCATTAAGGAGACTCCCGGCCCCACCAATGTAGTCCCTGCCCGGGCGGTGGGTGAGTTCTCCCTGCGCAGCTATTCCCGGGAAGTGCTCAATGACGTGTGCCGTCGGTTTGAGCAGATCATCCAGGGAGCGGCTCTGATGGCTGATGTGGAGTATGAGATCACCAAGGAGAAGAGCCTGGACAATAAGGTGCCCTGCTATCCTCTCAATGAGATCATCATGGACAATGCCGCCGCCTGCGGCGCGCCCGGTCTGGCTCCGGTCCGGAAGAAGACGGGCAGCACAGACTTCGGCAACGTGACCAACCACATGCCCGGCTGCTGTATCCGGGTGAAGTTTGTGCCCACCGGTACCTCCAGCCATACCCAGGCATTTGTGGATGCAGGCAAGAGCCAGGAGGCTCACGACGCCATCCTGTACGGTGCCAAGACTCTAGCCGGAACGGCCTGCGACCTGATCTGCCAGCCGGAACGGGTCAAGGAGCTTTGGGATGCGTTTGAGCAGGCCAAGGCCAACGCGTAA
- a CDS encoding aminoglycoside phosphotransferase family protein, with translation MEEKLQQVCQAFCIEGAFQSYEEIKVGNVNRTYKVNYLRPDGRPKSYIIQAVNTFVFKKPVEVMENIDKVTEYIHAKQPQRTVLHFHHTPDRKIYLFDDNGFWRLFNYIPSTTYNTCSDLEVVRSAGEAFGEFQMLLADFDAQQLYVTIPDFHDTRKRYQKLLADVAEDPMGMAAQVAEEVEWLKSVQEQACRLTDLYEAGQLPLRVTHNDTKINNVLFQPNGNQAIVVIDLDTVMPGLVGHDFGDAIRFAANYVEEDSPETEKAGVDMEVFRAFTQGFLKHTAATLTQQEVDTLAVSCFALTCELATRFLDDYILGSPYFKIQYPEHNLVRARCQIALAKDMLQKLDEMDAVVHQCMEQYR, from the coding sequence ATGGAAGAAAAGCTTCAGCAGGTTTGTCAGGCCTTCTGTATTGAGGGGGCCTTTCAGTCCTACGAGGAGATCAAGGTGGGGAATGTAAACCGCACCTATAAGGTCAATTATCTGCGGCCGGATGGACGGCCCAAGTCCTATATCATCCAGGCGGTGAATACCTTTGTATTCAAAAAGCCGGTGGAGGTTATGGAGAACATCGATAAGGTGACCGAGTACATCCACGCCAAGCAGCCCCAGCGTACCGTTCTGCACTTTCACCATACGCCGGACCGGAAGATCTATCTCTTTGATGACAACGGGTTCTGGCGCCTGTTCAACTACATCCCTTCCACCACTTATAATACCTGCTCCGACCTGGAGGTAGTGCGCAGTGCCGGCGAGGCCTTTGGTGAGTTCCAAATGCTGTTGGCCGACTTTGATGCCCAGCAGCTCTACGTGACCATTCCCGATTTCCACGACACCCGCAAGCGCTATCAGAAGCTGCTTGCCGATGTGGCGGAGGATCCTATGGGCATGGCTGCCCAGGTGGCCGAGGAGGTGGAGTGGCTCAAGTCTGTGCAGGAGCAGGCCTGTCGTCTTACCGACCTCTATGAGGCGGGACAGCTGCCTCTGCGGGTGACCCATAACGACACCAAGATCAACAATGTCCTCTTTCAGCCCAACGGAAACCAGGCCATCGTAGTTATTGACCTGGATACCGTAATGCCTGGCCTGGTAGGTCACGACTTTGGCGATGCCATCCGCTTTGCGGCCAACTACGTGGAGGAGGATTCCCCCGAGACGGAGAAGGCTGGGGTGGATATGGAAGTGTTCCGGGCCTTCACCCAGGGCTTCCTGAAGCACACAGCTGCCACCCTCACCCAGCAAGAGGTAGATACCCTTGCCGTGAGCTGTTTTGCTCTGACCTGTGAGTTGGCTACCCGCTTCCTGGATGATTATATTCTGGGCAGCCCCTACTTTAAGATCCAGTATCCGGAGCACAATCTGGTGCGTGCGCGCTGTCAGATTGCTCTGGCGAAGGATATGCTCCAAAAATTGGACGAGATGGACGCAGTGGTACACCAGTGCATGGAGCAGTACCGCTGA
- a CDS encoding LysR family transcriptional regulator, whose protein sequence is MNTREQEYMLALDKTRSITRAAEQLHVTQPTLSLFLTNLEKRLGTPLFHRLGKKLVPTQVGEAYLRRAQQIVALKYDFEMEMSDLTSGRQGTLHVGGLRKGNLFLMPRLIRRFRMDYPGVDVILHEDTAENLEHALCAGELDLIYINQPPTHSGLHVEHVRQDHMLMVLPADHPAVRRGRWLEGCHYPYLDLHHVEQEAFYMLEEGRSVRVVADAALRYAGVEPRKIYLVSNIELGCQMAAEGLGVAFTMESYRREHNYPHPVSYFRVGDPNYYLTWNLIWREEAFRSTYMEDFIHLLKQFA, encoded by the coding sequence ATGAATACCCGAGAGCAGGAATATATGCTGGCTCTGGACAAGACCCGCAGCATCACTCGTGCCGCAGAGCAGCTCCATGTTACCCAACCCACGCTGAGCCTGTTTCTGACCAACCTGGAAAAGCGGCTGGGAACCCCTCTCTTCCATCGTCTGGGCAAGAAATTAGTGCCCACTCAGGTGGGAGAGGCCTACCTGCGCCGGGCACAGCAGATTGTGGCGCTGAAGTATGACTTTGAGATGGAAATGAGCGACCTGACCAGCGGGCGGCAGGGTACACTCCATGTGGGCGGACTGCGAAAAGGAAATCTGTTTCTAATGCCCCGGCTCATACGCCGCTTTCGTATGGACTATCCGGGAGTGGATGTAATTTTGCACGAAGACACTGCCGAAAATTTAGAACATGCGCTGTGTGCTGGTGAATTGGATCTTATCTACATCAATCAGCCCCCTACCCACAGCGGCCTGCACGTAGAACACGTACGCCAGGACCACATGCTGATGGTACTGCCTGCCGATCATCCCGCTGTCCGGCGCGGCCGCTGGCTGGAGGGCTGTCACTACCCCTACTTGGATCTGCACCATGTGGAACAGGAAGCCTTCTACATGCTGGAAGAGGGCCGCAGCGTGCGCGTGGTAGCAGATGCCGCTCTGCGCTACGCCGGAGTGGAGCCGCGCAAAATCTATCTGGTCAGCAATATTGAGCTGGGGTGCCAGATGGCAGCAGAGGGGTTAGGCGTGGCCTTCACCATGGAGAGCTACCGCCGGGAACACAACTATCCCCATCCGGTGAGCTATTTCCGGGTGGGCGATCCCAACTACTATCTCACCTGGAATCTGATTTGGCGTGAGGAGGCCTTCCGCTCCACCTACATGGAGGACTTTATCCATCTGCTCAAACAGTTTGCCTGA
- a CDS encoding UDP-N-acetylglucosamine pyrophosphorylase translates to MNLEISNLLDLSHTLAGDYLKQFQYPWQALDGIKELILTLGAGLSPEEYDQPQPNVWVHKTATVAPTAYLGAPCIIGPETEVRHCAFIRGSALVGEHCVVGNSVELKNVILFDNVQTPHYNYVGDSILGYKSHMGAGSITSNVKSDKTLVVVKNGEEKIETGRKKMGAILGDFVEVGCNSVLNPGTILGRRSSVYPTSCVRGTVEADHIYKDKDHIIPRT, encoded by the coding sequence ATGAATTTGGAAATCAGTAATCTTCTGGACCTCTCCCACACTCTGGCGGGGGACTATCTCAAGCAGTTCCAGTACCCCTGGCAGGCTTTGGACGGCATCAAGGAGCTGATCCTTACCCTGGGAGCGGGACTGTCCCCCGAGGAGTATGACCAGCCCCAGCCCAATGTCTGGGTCCATAAGACGGCTACCGTGGCTCCCACCGCTTATCTGGGCGCGCCCTGTATCATCGGTCCTGAGACTGAAGTGCGCCACTGTGCCTTTATCCGCGGCTCCGCTCTGGTTGGCGAGCACTGTGTGGTGGGCAACTCCGTGGAGCTGAAAAACGTCATCCTCTTTGACAATGTCCAGACTCCCCACTATAACTATGTGGGCGACTCCATCCTGGGCTATAAGAGCCACATGGGAGCCGGTTCCATTACCTCCAATGTAAAGTCGGATAAGACCCTGGTGGTGGTCAAGAACGGCGAGGAGAAGATCGAGACCGGCCGCAAGAAGATGGGCGCCATCCTGGGCGACTTTGTGGAAGTGGGCTGTAACTCGGTGCTCAACCCCGGTACCATCCTGGGCCGCCGCAGCAGCGTCTATCCCACCTCCTGTGTACGAGGCACGGTGGAGGCAGACCACATCTATAAGGATAAGGACCATATCATCCCCCGCACCTAA
- a CDS encoding YfcC family protein, whose protein sequence is MPEKAISAKKKGFTMPHTFVILFVIIAIAVALTWIIPSGEYARIEDPVSGSTVVDATSFQYVEDVSVNPLSVPMMIVEAFVDNADLITLILLSGGAIYMLTAAGALQALVALIVRRFSNRVEVFIPLLMLVFALICTTQGVNTFIGFAPITVMLALSLGLDSIVGVGIILLGGAVGFSTGTLNVSTTLVAQKIAELPNYSGIGYRWVCFAVFYVVTCFWLVRYAKKIQKNPQLSPMYDLDQNSEFKSGSLDDFGHLDTRKTLCIVALVVALVVIVYGCIEKGWDFAEQSAVFLVLSIVVGLIAGFDLNKICAEFLKGTKKMLGAAFIIMFARAIGSVLSAGMITDTIVHAMAEVLTGLPAALLGVGMLAANTLINVVLTSGSGQAAAVMPIMIPLSDLLGVTRQTCILSFNFGDGFCNYILPTSTALMGILSAGNVPYDRWMRFMWKLFLVWFVVGAVLVVIAQLMNYGPM, encoded by the coding sequence ATGCCAGAGAAAGCGATCTCCGCAAAGAAAAAGGGCTTTACCATGCCCCACACCTTTGTGATCCTGTTTGTCATCATTGCCATTGCCGTGGCTCTGACCTGGATCATCCCCAGCGGTGAGTATGCCCGTATTGAGGACCCTGTGTCGGGCAGCACCGTGGTAGACGCCACCTCCTTCCAGTATGTAGAGGATGTCAGCGTCAATCCCCTCAGTGTCCCCATGATGATTGTGGAAGCGTTTGTGGATAACGCGGACCTGATCACTCTGATCCTGCTCAGCGGCGGCGCCATCTATATGCTCACTGCCGCGGGAGCGCTCCAGGCTCTGGTGGCGCTGATCGTGCGCCGCTTCAGTAACCGGGTGGAGGTCTTTATCCCCCTGCTGATGCTGGTGTTTGCTCTGATCTGTACCACGCAGGGCGTGAACACCTTTATCGGATTTGCACCCATTACAGTTATGTTGGCCCTAAGCTTAGGACTGGACTCCATCGTAGGCGTGGGCATCATCCTGCTGGGCGGCGCCGTGGGCTTCTCCACCGGCACCCTGAACGTGAGCACCACCCTGGTGGCCCAGAAGATCGCGGAGCTGCCCAACTACTCCGGCATCGGTTACCGCTGGGTGTGCTTTGCGGTGTTTTATGTGGTAACCTGCTTCTGGCTGGTGCGCTACGCCAAGAAGATCCAGAAGAATCCTCAGCTGAGCCCCATGTATGATCTGGATCAGAACAGCGAGTTCAAGAGCGGCTCTCTGGATGACTTTGGCCACCTGGATACCCGCAAGACCCTGTGTATCGTTGCCCTGGTCGTTGCCCTGGTGGTCATCGTCTATGGCTGCATTGAGAAGGGATGGGACTTTGCCGAGCAGAGCGCCGTGTTCCTGGTGCTCTCCATCGTGGTCGGCCTCATCGCTGGATTTGACCTCAACAAGATCTGTGCTGAATTCCTGAAGGGTACCAAGAAGATGCTGGGCGCTGCCTTCATCATCATGTTTGCCCGTGCCATCGGCAGCGTGCTCAGCGCCGGTATGATTACCGACACCATCGTGCACGCCATGGCCGAGGTTCTGACCGGTCTGCCCGCCGCTCTGCTGGGCGTGGGTATGCTGGCCGCCAACACCCTCATCAACGTGGTGCTCACCTCCGGTTCCGGCCAGGCTGCTGCTGTTATGCCCATTATGATCCCCCTGAGCGATCTGCTGGGTGTGACCCGTCAGACCTGTATCCTCAGCTTCAACTTCGGCGACGGTTTCTGTAACTACATCCTGCCCACCTCTACCGCCCTCATGGGCATCCTCAGCGCCGGCAACGTGCCCTATGACCGCTGGATGCGCTTTATGTGGAAGCTGTTCCTGGTGTGGTTTGTGGTAGGCGCTGTGCTGGTAGTTATCGCCCAGCTGATGAACTACGGTCCTATGTAA
- a CDS encoding S-layer homology domain-containing protein has product MNVSGKRTSKWISMLLALAMLFSLLTVGVSAQTVADGTAENMVVLAAEEKGNVTFTYPKDIDPEKTELEFYAGFPTSSSRTLEEMISRGELKEIKANADGSYTAAEPGVYSYHISGNGYYNILKIVNITQNDVDKGITIEVVGGPLGENDDEFGDGYQPTVKPSQAPDSYVMDARDAMLCIWPDEILEHFTTENTTHDKEYNTPAFDGTDAAHEFTTQDEMVEFMQDRDKKCDYMYLYSAGETPNYHFDIPLAIFTNTKIPANATLEEAAKLVKENGKTTVWYQTQIHPNEPASGEGALVVVDNFVNDPEAKALLDDINVVIVPRINPDGSYLFSRATYDGFDMNRDHMALKAAELAQLHTAYRLFMAEVVLDGHEFTFYGASSGEETGKAYMSNAYDLETTPATSLNNDPEVTEIALEMCGEAFEDARDAGLRVYHYGTTVNNPIGRAYFGLYDCVSFLIETRGIGAGKTNFERRVFSQETAIMSYIEQTAERADEIKKAVADARAETIENGKTYDEDDLLYLYQTSSGNTKTEYYALNTQYYFDGTLKREEKVYLDLNDTGARTRVRPTAYVIPADVENIDKILYIMDNQGAEYYKVGKGTEIELQQYYFVEEDGSNSCIADLREAEKVSFPNGAYVFPMDQVAADVIAMLVEPDVTDSKGYDGTLYQYGVVDYDKETLNFPLYRYIGDNPRNLSSFPFTDVSDSAWYYEAVNYAYQNNLFNGTSATTFGPDVTMNRAMLVTVLYSMEGNPAVSGELTFKDVSKDAWYYNAVLWATQKGIISGYSADKFGSNDTLTREQMALILNGYAKNKGYDVSAKGDVSGFADVKSISDWALSSVEWAVGETLLSGKDGGKLAPTSGATRAEVAQILMRFCENVAK; this is encoded by the coding sequence ATGAACGTCTCTGGTAAACGGACATCAAAATGGATCAGTATGCTCCTTGCACTTGCTATGCTGTTCAGCCTGCTGACAGTAGGCGTATCGGCTCAGACTGTGGCGGATGGAACAGCAGAGAATATGGTTGTTCTGGCTGCCGAGGAGAAGGGAAATGTAACCTTTACATATCCCAAAGACATTGATCCCGAAAAGACTGAACTAGAATTTTATGCTGGCTTCCCCACCTCTTCCAGCCGCACCTTGGAGGAAATGATCTCCCGGGGTGAGCTGAAAGAAATCAAAGCGAATGCTGATGGAAGCTACACGGCTGCAGAGCCGGGCGTGTATAGCTATCACATCTCCGGCAACGGATATTATAACATCCTGAAGATCGTCAACATCACCCAGAACGATGTGGACAAGGGCATCACGATTGAAGTGGTCGGCGGTCCCTTGGGTGAAAATGATGATGAGTTCGGCGATGGCTATCAGCCCACGGTAAAGCCCTCTCAGGCTCCTGACTCCTATGTGATGGATGCCCGGGATGCCATGCTGTGCATCTGGCCCGACGAGATCCTTGAGCACTTCACCACCGAGAATACCACCCACGACAAGGAGTATAACACGCCCGCCTTTGACGGAACGGACGCCGCCCATGAGTTTACCACTCAGGACGAGATGGTAGAGTTCATGCAGGATCGGGATAAGAAGTGCGACTATATGTACCTCTATTCCGCCGGCGAGACTCCCAACTACCACTTTGATATTCCTCTGGCTATCTTCACCAACACCAAGATCCCTGCCAATGCCACTCTGGAAGAGGCTGCCAAGCTGGTGAAGGAGAATGGAAAGACCACCGTTTGGTATCAGACTCAGATCCATCCCAATGAGCCTGCCTCCGGCGAGGGTGCTCTGGTCGTCGTGGACAACTTTGTCAATGACCCTGAGGCCAAAGCTCTGCTGGATGATATCAACGTCGTGATCGTTCCCCGTATCAATCCGGACGGTTCTTATCTCTTCAGCCGCGCAACTTATGACGGCTTTGACATGAACCGGGATCATATGGCCCTGAAGGCTGCGGAGCTGGCTCAGCTGCATACGGCATACCGCCTGTTTATGGCTGAGGTCGTTCTGGACGGCCACGAGTTTACTTTCTATGGAGCCAGCTCCGGAGAAGAGACCGGCAAGGCTTACATGAGCAATGCCTATGACCTGGAGACCACTCCTGCTACCAGCCTGAACAATGATCCGGAAGTGACCGAGATCGCGCTGGAAATGTGCGGCGAGGCCTTCGAGGACGCCAGAGATGCTGGCCTGCGGGTATACCACTACGGTACCACCGTCAATAACCCCATTGGCCGCGCCTACTTTGGCCTGTATGACTGCGTCTCCTTCCTGATCGAGACCCGCGGTATCGGTGCCGGCAAGACCAATTTTGAGCGCCGGGTATTCTCTCAGGAGACTGCCATCATGTCCTACATTGAGCAGACTGCTGAGCGGGCCGACGAGATCAAGAAGGCGGTAGCCGACGCCCGTGCCGAGACCATTGAGAATGGTAAGACTTACGACGAAGATGATCTGCTGTATCTGTATCAGACTTCTTCCGGCAACACCAAGACCGAGTATTATGCTCTGAATACCCAGTACTATTTCGACGGTACCCTGAAGCGTGAGGAGAAGGTCTATCTGGACCTGAACGACACCGGTGCACGTACCCGTGTGCGTCCCACTGCTTATGTGATCCCTGCGGATGTGGAAAACATCGATAAGATTCTCTACATCATGGATAACCAGGGCGCGGAGTATTACAAGGTAGGCAAGGGCACCGAAATCGAGCTGCAGCAGTATTACTTTGTGGAAGAGGACGGCAGCAACAGCTGCATTGCCGATCTGCGAGAGGCGGAAAAGGTCTCCTTCCCCAACGGTGCGTATGTGTTCCCCATGGACCAGGTGGCCGCTGACGTGATTGCCATGCTGGTGGAGCCCGATGTCACCGACTCCAAGGGCTATGACGGCACACTGTATCAGTACGGTGTGGTGGATTATGACAAGGAAACCCTGAACTTCCCCCTGTACCGCTATATTGGCGACAACCCCAGAAATCTCTCTTCCTTCCCCTTCACCGACGTGAGCGATAGCGCCTGGTACTATGAGGCAGTGAACTATGCCTATCAGAACAATCTGTTCAACGGCACCAGCGCCACTACCTTCGGTCCCGACGTTACCATGAACCGCGCCATGCTGGTCACCGTGCTGTACAGCATGGAGGGCAATCCCGCTGTGTCCGGCGAGCTGACCTTCAAGGATGTTTCCAAGGACGCTTGGTACTACAACGCAGTTCTGTGGGCAACCCAGAAGGGAATCATCAGCGGATACTCCGCGGATAAGTTTGGCTCTAACGACACCCTGACCCGGGAGCAGATGGCCCTGATCCTCAACGGCTATGCCAAGAATAAGGGCTATGACGTGAGTGCCAAGGGTGATGTGAGCGGCTTTGCGGATGTGAAGTCCATCTCCGATTGGGCGCTGTCCTCTGTGGAGTGGGCCGTGGGCGAGACTCTGCTGTCCGGTAAGGACGGCGGCAAGCTGGCTCCCACCAGCGGCGCCACCCGCGCAGAAGTGGCTCAGATCCTGATGCGTTTTTGTGAGAATGTTGCCAAATAA
- a CDS encoding MerR family transcriptional regulator, which yields MKAYLTVGEMGRMFGLNVQTLHYYDKIGLFCPQLRNPETGRRRYKFDQVYQLATIRYLRKLGYPLEDVRVYLNSRSPVHTMDLLRERSAALRAQWQELMRIDEAILRKLQFMEEKQEHIFWDGVRRVPFPERRYIPIGSEEILYMKDSFYFYPTIAFYEENLKYFGAYVVGPDMGGEEEELPEESQATLPIPKGDYLVAFHKGSYDEIPQHIAQMRRENADLNLSPLTVTFNIIDQFVENKVDNYITELQIQILEP from the coding sequence ATGAAAGCATATCTCACCGTGGGCGAGATGGGCCGGATGTTTGGCCTGAACGTGCAGACGCTGCACTACTATGATAAGATAGGCCTGTTCTGCCCCCAGCTTCGAAATCCAGAGACCGGGCGGCGCAGGTATAAGTTTGACCAGGTCTATCAGCTGGCCACCATCCGCTACCTGCGCAAACTGGGCTACCCGCTGGAGGATGTCCGGGTCTACCTCAATTCCCGCTCCCCCGTGCATACCATGGATCTGCTGCGGGAGCGCTCGGCAGCGCTGCGTGCCCAGTGGCAGGAACTGATGCGCATTGACGAGGCCATTCTGCGAAAACTCCAGTTTATGGAGGAAAAGCAGGAGCATATCTTCTGGGACGGAGTACGTCGGGTACCCTTCCCTGAGCGGCGGTACATCCCCATTGGCAGCGAGGAGATCCTGTATATGAAGGACTCCTTCTATTTCTATCCTACCATCGCGTTCTACGAGGAAAATCTGAAATATTTTGGTGCGTATGTGGTAGGGCCGGATATGGGCGGGGAGGAGGAAGAACTGCCCGAGGAGTCGCAGGCTACCCTCCCTATTCCAAAGGGAGACTATCTGGTGGCATTTCATAAGGGCAGCTACGATGAGATCCCCCAGCATATTGCCCAGATGCGCCGGGAGAATGCCGATCTGAACCTCAGTCCCCTGACTGTTACCTTTAATATCATTGACCAATTCGTGGAAAATAAGGTAGACAACTATATCACTGAGCTTCAGATCCAAATTTTAGAGCCCTGA
- a CDS encoding ABC transporter permease — MLQEILTVGFFTAFLSAAVRLAMPLMYGGLGEMIAERAGILNIGMEGVMLSGAFFSFAGAWYFHSIPVGLLCGMLGGMAVSLLHGLLTIRLAKDQSVSGLALNMLMLGVTSFLYKLVSSGQSYQQVETLPSLPIPGLSAIPVIGEAFFNRDILTYLLYVLIVVAFFFYRNTNWGLNFIAVGEHPRAAESAGIPVNRYRWIAMVLNGVLGGIGGAYLVLVQLGVFTENMLSGRGYIALATVILGRYTSFGVFGAALLFGAANALQIRLQTIGVEISPYLLAMLPYVITLAAMLGAIGKNSQPEGLSKPYVKGMR; from the coding sequence ATGCTGCAAGAGATTTTAACTGTTGGTTTCTTCACTGCGTTTTTGTCCGCAGCAGTGCGCCTGGCCATGCCCTTGATGTATGGCGGCCTGGGCGAAATGATCGCAGAGCGGGCCGGCATCCTGAATATCGGCATGGAGGGCGTGATGCTCTCCGGCGCGTTCTTCTCCTTTGCCGGCGCGTGGTATTTTCACAGCATCCCTGTGGGACTGCTGTGCGGTATGTTAGGCGGTATGGCAGTGAGCCTGCTGCACGGCCTGCTTACCATCCGTCTGGCCAAGGACCAGTCGGTGAGCGGCCTGGCGCTGAATATGCTGATGCTGGGTGTGACCAGCTTCCTGTATAAGCTGGTATCCAGCGGGCAGAGCTATCAGCAGGTGGAGACCCTGCCCTCCCTGCCCATTCCCGGACTGTCCGCCATCCCCGTGATCGGAGAGGCCTTCTTTAACCGGGACATCCTCACGTATCTTCTCTATGTGCTGATTGTGGTTGCCTTTTTCTTCTACCGCAATACCAACTGGGGCCTCAATTTCATTGCCGTGGGTGAGCATCCCAGGGCGGCGGAGTCGGCGGGTATCCCGGTCAACCGCTACCGCTGGATCGCCATGGTGCTCAACGGCGTGCTGGGCGGAATCGGCGGAGCTTATCTGGTGCTGGTGCAGCTGGGTGTGTTCACCGAGAACATGCTTTCGGGACGCGGTTACATCGCCCTGGCTACGGTCATTCTGGGCCGGTACACCTCTTTTGGTGTGTTTGGCGCGGCGCTGCTGTTCGGCGCGGCCAACGCCCTGCAGATTCGCCTGCAGACCATCGGGGTGGAGATCTCCCCCTATCTGCTGGCCATGCTGCCCTATGTGATTACCTTGGCGGCAATGCTGGGTGCCATCGGCAAGAACAGTCAGCCCGAGGGACTGAGCAAGCCCTATGTGAAGGGCATGCGCTGA